In a single window of the Podarcis raffonei isolate rPodRaf1 chromosome 14, rPodRaf1.pri, whole genome shotgun sequence genome:
- the SENP8 gene encoding sentrin-specific protease 8, giving the protein MDPVVLSYMDSLLRQSDVLLLDPPCWLNDHIIGFAFEYFASDQFQDFSDQVCFIGPEVAQFIKCTSSQEELALFLEPLNLLHKKIVFLAINDNSSQAAGGTHWSLLVYFQDKNRFAHYDSHTRSNSAHARRVAGNLEVFLGKKGKVAFVEEKAPAQQNSYDCGMYVICNTEALCQEFFRGQQEPVLQLLTPSYITGKREEWKELIAKLSQK; this is encoded by the coding sequence ATGGACCCTGTTGTCCTAAGTTACATGGACAGTTTGCTGAGACAATCAGATGTCTTGTTGCTGGATCCTCCCTGCTGGCTCAACGACCACATCATCGGGTTTGCCTTTGAGTACTTTGCCAGCGACCAGTTCCAAGACTTCTCCGATCAAGTGTGCTTCATTGGCCCCGAGGTGGCTCAGTTCATCAAGTGCACAAGCAGCCAAGAGGAGCTGGCCCTATTTCTTGAGCCTTTGAACCTCCTCCACAAGAAAATAGTGTTCCTGGCCATCAACGACAACTCCAGCCAGGCTGCTGGCGGCACACACTGGAGCCTACTAGTTTACTTCCAAGACAAAAACCGCTTTGCTCACTATGATTCCCACACCAGGAGCAACTCTGCCCATGCCAGACGGGTAGCAGGGAATTTGGAGGTCTTTCTCGGCAAGAAAGGCAAAGTTGCCTTTGTAGAGGAGAAGGCCCCTGCCCAGCAGAATAGCTATGACTGTGGGATGTACGTAATCTGTAACACAGAAGCTCTGTGTCAGGAATTTTTCCGGGGACAGCAGGAGCCAGTGCTTCAGCTCCTTACTCCCTCCTACATAACAGGCAAGAGAGAAGAATGGAAGGAACTCATTGCTAAGCTGTCCCAGAAGTGA